AAACCGGATTGCTCCTAGATCCCTATTTTTCCGGCACGAAGATGCGCTGGCTGCTCGATCACGATGAACGTGTCCGGCAGGCGGCCCGGAAAGGCAGTCTGGCCTTCGGGACGGTGGAAAGCTGGCTGGTCGCCAAGCTATCGGGTGGTTCCCATATCAGCGATGCCAGCAATGCCAGCCGCACCCAGCTGCTGCCGCTGGATGGCGCGCAGTTTGATGACGGGCTGTGTGACTTGCTGGGCGTTCCCAAGGCTGCTTTGCCACAGGTGGTCGATACGCATGGTTCGCTGGGGGAAGCGAAAGCCGAGTGGCTGGGCAAGGCGCTGCCGATCACTGGCATGGTGGGGGACCAGCAAGCTGCCACGATCGGGCAGGGCTGCCTTGCGCCCGGTGATACCAAAGCAACCTACGGAACCGGCGCATTCGTGCTCGCTAACAAGGGTGGCGAGCAGCCGCGATCGGACAACCGCATGCTGGGCACCGTTCTGTACCAGCAGGGCGGCAAGCGAACTTATGCCATCGAAGGCTCCGTCTTCGTTGCCGGCAGCCTGGTGCAATGGCTGCGCGATCAATTGAAACTGATCTCCAGCGCTGCGGAAACAGAGGCGTTGGCGCGATCGATTGAGGATTCCGGGGAAGTTGTGATCGTGCCTGCGCTGTCGGGCCTTGGCGCTCCGCATTGGCGCGCCGATGCACGCGGGGTGATCGCGGGCCTGAGCTTTGCCAGTGGCAGGGCGCAGATTGCGCGGGCAGCATTGGAGGCGATGGCACACCAGACCCATGATCTGGCTGAAGCATTCGCCGCTGATGGCGCGCGCTGGACCAGCCTCAAGATCGATGGCGGAATGAGCGCCAATGACTGGATGGCGCAGGACCTTGCCAACATGCTCGATCTCAAGGTCGAACGACCTGATTTCGTCGAAACGACTGCCTTGGGTGCTGCGATGTCGGCGGCGGTCGGTGCCGGTCTCTATCCATCCCTGCAATCTGCCGCCGACGCCATGCGCGGCAGCATCAGGGCCTTTGATCCGGCGATGGGCGAAGCAGTGCGGGAAGAGCGGTTGGCGCGGTGGCGCAAGGCGTTGAAGGCCGCATAACCTGTGGCGACTAGAGGCGGCCGAGTGCGCGCTCCAGCCGGGATTGCAATTCGTCGATCGGGTTGGCGGTTTGCTGCATCTTCTCGCCCCAGGCATCATCGAGCCGGGCGATGCGAGCGTGCAGCGTACGGCTTTCCGCAATCAGCAGTTGGGTTGGCAATTCCAGCATTTCCAGCAAATGCGGTTCCGGCTCCCGGTCGGGCGGTAGACGGCCATGCCGTTCCAGCTGGTATTCGGTCATCTCGCCGCGGAAAAATGCGCGCTGGTTCAATAACCAGGCCAATGCATGCATCACTCGGGTCGTTGTTTTCAGCCCCTCGGTTGAAAGGGCTAGTCGCAGCATATCGCCACTGTTCCGGTCTCGTGGGGTCGACAGATCGAACGCCGCACGGACATCGTCCGCGAGCATCAGCGCCTCGCAGTAAAGGTCCTCGACAATCGTCGCGGAAAGATCGGTTGCATTTCCCATACCCAGACCGGGCGCTAGGCCCGAAAGGGCGGGACGGGAAGCTTGGCAACCGTGTTGTCCCGTAGAGAGAGAGCGCGCGTCCCGCAGCGGGACGTTTTTTGATTGAGGGACCCATCAAGAAAAGCCCCGGTCTGCGATTAGCAAACCGCAAGGCCGACCGGCCGCCCGAGCTTATGCGAGGAAGCACGGCTGGCGGAGGCCAGCCACCCGCAGGGACAATAAGGAGAACCTAGGCAATAATATCGGGGATCAGTTGATCTTCGATCGCGCCGATCTGGTCGCGCAGGGCCAGCTTGCGGCGCTTGAGGCGGGCAATCTGTAGCTGATCGGTGCTTCCGGCAGCTGTCAGCGCATCGATGGCCGCATCCAGATCGCGATGATCGACCCGCAGATGTTCCAGTCTCTTGCGCAGTTCCGCTTCCGTCACGTTTTCGCCCGATTCCTGTTTGGCCCAATACCTGTCATGCAGGGCAACGTTTTGCCGCGCACAACTCTGTATCAACCGCGTAGGTGGAAACAAGGACTTCGCAAACTTTGTCTTATGTGGTTGTATGCTTCCACGCGGTTCGCCCGCGCCGGGCGAGTCGCTCCTGTGGTCAACACCCCAAGGAGGAGCCCAATGGCATCGTCTCACGTCAACGCCCTGCAATCCAAACACGCCGGCCTCGAAGATCGCCTGCATGAAGAGATGACGCGACCGGCACCAGACGCGGCGATGATCCAGCAGCTCAAGAAGGAAAAACTCCGATTGAAGGAGGAGATCGCTGCGGGCTGATCCCTCCGGCCCGGTCGGGCTTCGTTTCCATTCCGTCGGCATTTCCCTTTCGAGCAGGGGTAAGCTAGGCCCTGTGGCATGACTGCAGCTGCTGCCGCCCGCCAGATTCTGACCCGACTTCACGAGGTTATGGCCTCGCGCACCCATGCGCAGGGCAAACTGGATGCCGTGGTCGAAATTGTCGGCGAAGCTCTCGATAGCGAAGTCTGTTCGATTTACCTTCTGCGCGAAGGCATGTTGGAGCTTTACGCGACCAAGGGCCTGAACAAGGAAGCTGTGCACGTGACCCGCATGGCGATCGGCGAAGGTCTGACCGGGACCATTGTTGAAAACAGCGAGATGCTGAACCTTGCCGAGGCCAAGGCGCATCCGGACTTCGAGTATCGTCCCGAAACCGGGGAAGACAAGTTCCACTCCTTCGCAGGGGTGCCGATTATCTACCGCACCCGCGCGGTTGGCGCGCTCAATGTCCAGCATGTCGATCCGCGCCGGTACGAAGATGTCGAGATCGAGGCCTTGCAGACCACAGCCATGGTTTTGTCGGAACTGATCGCCAATGCAGAACTGATTGACGAAGAAGAGGTCGGCGCAACCGAGTCACAGACTGGACCTGCCAATATCGAAGGGCTGACGCTGGTTGCCGGGATCGCCAGTGGCACCGCAGTCTATCACCAGCCGCGGGTGACGATCGACCAGGTGGTGGCGGACGATATCGAAGTCGAACGCCAGCGGGTTTACCGCGCATTCGACAAGATGCGGGACCAGATCGACGGTCTTTCCCAACAGGCTGAATTCGGCAAGGGCGGCGAGCATGAAGAGGTCCTGCAGACCTACAAAATGTTCGCCTATGACGAGGGCTGGAGCCGCCGGATCAATGAAGCGATCGACAGCGGCCTGACGGCCGAAGCCGCGATCGAACGGGTCCAGCAACACACCCGCATGCGGATGCGCGAGATCGACGATCCATTGCTGGCAGACCGGATGCATGATCTGGAAGATCTGGCCAATCGGCTATTGCGGATTGTCTCGGGCCAGCTCGGTACCGCAGCGACCCAGGGTCTGCGCCGCGACACAATCCTGATCGCGAAAAATCTCGGCCCGGCCGAGCTGCTCGAATATGACCGGCGCCGGCTGAAGGGTGTTGTGCTGGAAGAGGGCTCGCTTACGGCGCATGTCGTGATCGTAGCGCGCGCGATGGGCATCCCGGTGCTCGGCCGGGCACGCGGCCTGCGCGGCATTGTGCGCGAGGGCGATCCGATCTTGCTCGATGCGGACACGGCGACTGTCACGATCCGACCCACGCAATCGGTTCTCGATGCTTTCGAAACGCGCTTTGCCAAGAGCAAGGAACGCCAGGCTGCCTATGCCGAACTGCGCGATGTAGAGCCCTTTACCCGGTGTGGCACCCGCATTCAGGTGATGATGAATGCCGGACTGCGCGACGACATGGCGAACCTTCCGCTGGTCGGCGCTGATGGCGTGGGCTTGTTCCGGACAGAATTCCAGTTCCTGGTTTCGGCAACCTTGCCCCAGCGAGAGCGCCAGACGCGGCTCTACCGTGATGTTCTGGAGGCGGCACAAGGCAAGCCGGTGATTTTCCGCACAGTCGATATCGGAGGTGACAAGGCGGTGCCCTATCTCGCTTCGGATGAAAGCGAGAATGACGAAAACCCGGCGATGGGCTGGCGCGCTTTGCGATTGGCGCTGGAACGTGGCGGGCTGCTCAAGGCGCAAGCACGTGCCCTGCTCGAGGCGTCGGCTGGCAAGCCGCTACGGGTAATGTTCCCAATGGTCAGCGAGCCGTGGGAATTCGACGCTGCGAAGGCTGTGTTTGACGAGCAATTGGCATTCCTGCGCAAGCAGAAGAAGCAATTGCCGGATGAGATCCACTATGGCGCGATGCTGGAAGTGCCCGCGCTGGCGGAGGTTCTCGACCTGATCATTCCCAAAGTGTCCTTCCTGTCGATTGGTACCAACGACCTGACCCAGTTCCTGTTCGCGGCAGATCGCGCCAATCCCAAGCTGGCGGCGCGTTATGACTGGCTAAGCCCTGCGATCCTGCGGTTCCTGCGGCGAGTGGTGCAATCTACCACCGGCCACACGATCGATCTTGGCGTGTGCGGCGAAATGGGCGGACGCAAGCTCGAAGCACTGGCGCTGATGGGCCTCGGCATCCACCGTTTGTCGATCACACCGGTTTCCGTCGGGCCGATCAAGGAACTGGTCCGGCAAATCGATTTGAAGCAGATCGAGGATGCCATGACCGGCTGGCTCAATGCGCCTCCGCCATCGATCCGCGAGGCCATGACGGTATGGGCGCAGGAACGCGATATCGATATCGAGTGAATTCCGTCGCGCGGTGCTCTCGCTTCACCGACACTTGGGCGGCAACATCATTCCATGCTTGACAGGTCCCGTTCAGGACGCGGATGTAACGCGCATAAAAAGTTGCGGTCGTATTGGATTTGAGATGGAAGACGAGGACGTCATCACGGGCGAAGCCGAACTCGCGTTCGGGGCGGGTGACCGCCTGCGCATGGCTCGCGAGGAACAGGGCCTGACTCTGGAGCAGGTGTCGGCCAAGACGCGGATACCTCAACGGCACATCGAGACTATCGAGGCAGGCGACTTCGCCAATCTTCCCGCACGGACCTACGCCGTCGGTTTTTCGCGAACCTATGCGAAGGTCCTCGGTCTCGATCAGAAAGAGATTGCCGACCAGGTCCGCGAAGAACTGGGGGCAGAGGATCCGGGCGAGCGTTATGGCCGCCAGGAACAGTTGCAGCCGGGCGATCCAGCGCGGGTGCCCTCACGTGGCCTCGTGTTCTTTTCCATCGCAGCAATCGTGCTGCTGGTGGCCGGTGGCTTCATGTTCTACCGCACCTTCTTTGCGCCTGGCTCCGGCCCCGGCTCTTTGCTCACGGCAGAGCAGCGGATGCAGGCCAATGCCGAGGCGGAAGCGGAACAGACCGATGCACAATCGGGCGCAGCAGCTCCGATCAATACGGCAGGGCCGGTGGTTTTTACCGCGACGATGGATGAGACCTGGGTCAAGTTCTACGAGAGTGACGGCACGCGCCTGATGGAAAAGCAGATGGCAGCCGGGGAAAGCTATACAATTCCCGCCAATGCGCAGGACCCGCAGATATGGACCGGGCGTCCCTATGCTTTCGATATTACCATCGGCGGGCGCGAAATCCCCAAATTGTCGGAAGAGGATACCGTGATCCAGGATGTGCCGATCAGTGCTGAGGCGCTGTTGGCGCGCGACCAGAATGTGCCGCCCAACTCTGCCGACGCTGCGCCAGCCGACGCAGCACCAGCCGGCGAAGTTGAGGCCGACGCAGCGCCAGTCAATGAAGTTGAGGCTGTCTCCACCGACCCTGTCACCTAGGCATTTCCCCCGATAACAGGCAGTTCGCCCTCGACATGGCGGGCTGCATGGTTAATTTCCCACGCGACACGTTCAGCATCGGTTCGGTGCCTTTTTGCCATGCCGACCGTGGAGATGGGACAGGAGCAAGACCATGAATTTCCGCCACAAACGTCTGATCATGGGCGCTGCACTGTTGGGTGTCGCCATGCCCGTAATGCCGGCGCTGGCGCAATCCGGAGACGAACAAGCGCGCATCCGCAAGCTCGAGGGAGAAGTTCGCGCTCTGCAGCGGCGTGTATTCCCCGGCAGCGACGGGCGTTATTTCGAACCGCAGATCAGCGGCTCTCCGGCTTCCAATTCGACCGCTCCGACCACTTCGACCACTGCCGTGACCGACATCCTTGCCCGGCTCGATGCTCTGGAAGCATCGCTGCAACGGCTGACCGGACAGGTGGAGGAAAACACCAATACCCTGCGCGGGCTGACCACGCGGATGGCTGCACTCGAAGGTGGAACAGCCGCCATTGCACAGCCGTCGAGCGGGCCAACCACCAACCTGCTGCCGGACGCCGGAGAGACAGGTAGCGGAACGGCAACGCGCACTGTGGCGGCCCCTGAAACCACGCCTGAACCAGCCGGACCATCGGCAGAGCGGCTGGCGGCGGTGCAGGCAATTGCGAAGCCGCAAACCGATGATGCGGGTGATGACGAGTATTCCTACGGCTTCCGCCTCTGGAACGCGGGCTTCTATCCCGAGGCGCAGCAGCAATTGGCGATGTTCGTGGAGAAGTATCCGAACCACAGCCGTGCGACCTATGGCCGCAACCTGCTTGGTCGTGCCTATCTGGACGATGGCAAGCCGCGCGATGCTGCGCCGTGGTTCCTGCGCAATTACCAGGCCGATCGCAATTCGCGCCGGGCACCCGACAGCTTGCTGTATCTGGCCGAAGCGATGATTGCGCTCGAAGACACCAGCCGCGCTTGTATCGCGTTGGCGGAATTCGGTGAAACCTACCCGGCGCTTGCGGCTGGCCGGCTGCAGAGCCAGTACGAGGCGAACCGCCAGAAAGTGACCTGCAATTGATAGGGCGCAAGACCACGGGATCGATCCCGAACTAGCCTCGCGCTTCACAGATGCATTGGGCGATTTCCGCTGCGGCTCGCCCATGGGGCTTGCTGTGTCCGGCGGCCCAGACTCAATGGCGATGTTGGCCCTCGCAGCGGCGACCAGGCCTGGCGAAATCGAAGTCGCGACAGTCAATCACGGCCTGCGACCTGAAGCGGCAGACGAATGTGCGCTGGTTCTCGCAGCATGCGAGGCGCGCGACATTTCCTGCACGGTGCTGACAGTCGAAGTGGGCGCCGGCAATTTGCAGACCGAGGCGCGCGAGGGGCGCTACCGCGCTTTGCTTGCCTGGGCGTCGGATCGAGGCTTGCAGGCCGTCGCCACAGCCCATCATGCGGATGACCAGGCCGAGACAGTGCTGATGCGGCTCATGCGGGGCAGCGGGTTGCAGGGATTGGCAGGGATCAGGCCACAAGTTGTGTTCGAGAACACCGATATTCCCGTGATCCGCCCGTTGCTGGGCTTTCGCCGAGACGAATTGCGCGAGGTCATCGCAGAGACGGGCATGCCCTTCGCGAGTGATCCGTCGAATGAAGATGAGAGTTTTGATCGCGTCAGGATGCGCAAGGCAATTGCGGATGCCGATTGGCTCGATCCAGTGGCCATCACCCGCTCGGCTGGGCATCTGTCAGAGGCAGAGAGCACTTTGGAAGCTCTGGCAGATCAATTCTGGCGCAAACGATCTGATGCCGGCGAAGGAGAGGTCACCGTGCCGATGACCGACTTCAATGATAGCAATGCGCGACTGATCGTGCGCGCTGCGACATCATTGGGGGCGAGCGTCCGGCTGGGCGATGTCATTGCGTTGCTGGGCAACGAAATGGCGCAGCGGGGCAAGGCCAATATTGCCGGAGTCCTGATCGAGCAGGTCGGCCAAACCTATCGCATCCGCCGCGAACCGCCCCGCAATACGGGTTAGCCAATCAGAGGATCTGCTCGCCCATACCCAGCGACTCTCCGCGGGTAATGATCACCTTGTCGCCCTTTTTGGCGACAGCGAAGACCTTCGCAGCGAAATCATCCGGCATGCCGATGCAGCCGTGGCTGGCGTAGCCGTTCTGGACGTCGGAACCGTGCAGCGCCACACCATCCGATGTCAGGAACATCGAATAGGGCATCGGGGCGTTGTCGTATTTTTCCGACACATTGTGACGCATCTTGTAACGGATCGGGAAGGTGCCAAGCGGGGTCGGATGCTCGTCCGTGCCCAGCAGGACAGCTGCCGCGCCGATTTCATAACCGCCCTTGAAAACGGAAATCACACGTGCGTCCAGATCGACAGTCATCACGATCTTGCCGTCGGCCGGAACATCATCGGTGTTCCAGTGCCACTCGCCATATTTGATCGGGCCGTTGATCTCGAGGATGCGCTTGACGGTGAACTCTTCGTCGGCCTGCGCATTCGCTTGCTGCGTTTGTGCTTGCTGCGAAGCGGCCTGGCCGTCCTCGCCTGCCGCAGTCTGGACAGTTTCGCCTGTCATTTTGGCGGGATCGACCGGAATTGCTTCCTCCAGCGCAACCTTCTCGGTTGGCGCCGCCTCGTCGTCTGCCATCATCGTACTCGCCAGCGTTGCGCCGCCGAAGACGAAAACCGTGGCGGCTGTAGCGCCGCCGATCCATTTGAGCATCGTGTTCATGCCATCTGTATGCGCCCGAAACTGGCGGACTTCCATCGCTTCGCACGCAGCGTCCCGCTTTTGGACGGCGTTAGGGGGCAAAAGTTAACGCCGGGAACCGGGCGTGATCTGGCCAAACTATCGCCTATCCATGCGCTCCGAAATGGTTGGCAATCGCGCCAGTAATGCGCAGCGAGAGCGAATAGGCGCGTTCAATCGGATCGATATAATCGCGCCCGATCGGGCCGTATCCTTCGCCTGAATCGTCGGGCCAGTCGCTGGATTCATCCATCTCGAAATTGGCGATTTGCGGGAAATGGGTCGGGAAGGCGCGGCGCATTTGTGCCAATGCGTCTTCGATCCGCAGGGTGAAGACCATTTCCAGCACATCATCACGGCTGATGTCATTGGCGCGGCTGAAGCCGGGCAGAGCCACCGCGCGGATGAACATGTGTTTGAACAGGGTCAAGCGGAGGGCTTGCAGCACGCCGAGTGTCCTGCGCACCTGCTCGCGTTCCGGGAGGGGTTCCTCTGCCGGCAAATGATCCAGCAGCTTGTGGAATTTCAGCGCGTCGACCCGCAGGCGGCTGACCAGGCGGCGGAACACGCCATTGCGATCATCTGTGGTCAGATAATCGGCCAGCGCCTGGCAGGCATAGGAAATGCCTTCCTCGGTACCGCGATAGGTCCGGCTGGCCCAATAGGCGGAATTGAACAGTTCGCCATAGGCTGCGACGGTCTTGATACTCGCCAGTGAATTGGCGCTGCGGGCGAGGCGCATTAACTGGCGCCCGCGCGGGCTGGATTCGATCAGTTGCGCGATCTCCTCCTCATTGCCTTCCACTGCGGCGCCAATCCCGGCGATCACATTGACCGGATAGCCGAGCTGTTGGAGGATCGCATTGTGCGGGATCGCGCGAATCTGGCGCAAGTTCATGGTCCGGTCGGCCGCAACATCGCTCTGGCGGCGGCTGACCCGGCTGCCGGTCGAATTGAGCAGGCCCAGGCCGAACGCGGTAATAGCGCGCGAGTAAGTCTGGCTTTCCAGGTGCTCGCGCTGGTGCCCGCGGATGGCGCGGTAGAAATCGAGGCTCAGATCAGTGCGGGTGTAAAACGGGTCCGGGTCGTTTTCGGCATGTTCAGTCCACTCGTAATCAGCGATCTGGCGCAGCGTCGCACGCGCGAGCTCTGGCGTCTCGAAGAATTGGTATCCGTCACCGCCCTGGAAGCTTACTTCCGGCTCGAGCCGGATGCGGCCGCGCGCAAAGCGACTGCGGGCCCAAGGGGAAAGTGGCCATTCCAGCCGGTCGCGGAAACTCGCCGGATGCGCCCCGCGGCCCATGCTTTCACCATGGGTGTTGAAAACCAATGCGGCCACCCCGGTCAACGCATTGGCACGCATCGCATCGGCCATCCGGCCCTGGAGCCGTTCGATCGCCAGGCTGGCGGGCACCTGCCCGACAAAGCGCCCTGCATCGGAAAACCCGGTCTGGATGCAAACTCTGCCCCGGCCACGGGCATAGGTGCGGTATTCCTCTTCCTGCAGCAGCGCGTCGAGGAAGCGGCCACCGTGTTCCAGTGCCGTTTCGGTTTCGAACAAGGGCGAAACGTCGACCTTGTCCTCGATCCCGAACAGCTTGGCATAATAGAGCGCGGCCATCACGGTAGAAGGCTGTTCGCACTCGGCCACCAACATCCGGATCGGCGCGTCGGCGTCCACATGGTGCAGGATCTGCGCCATGGCGAGGAACTGGCGGATGGCCGTGCTGGCTTCGATTGCGAGAGCGCCGAAATTGACCCTGAGCGGCTCGACATCGCGTACCATCTTGCGCAGCACGGCGAGCGCGCCCTTGCTGCCGATATCGATTTTGTCGCCGCCCTCGATCCGGCGACGGATCGCATTGTGGAGCTGCTTGGCATTCACGCGAAAATGGATCCAACCCATCCCCAAGCCGTCGGCCCGCATGGCAGAGGCGAGAGTGAGCAACTGCACAGCCCGCGCTTCCGCGGCGTGCTGCGCTTCTTCCTCCAGCGCGGCAATCACCGGCGTGAGGCTGAGCAATTTGTGGTCGTGATCGGCAGTCAGGCGATTGGCAGCGTCCGACAGGGCCTCGGGCTCGGAGAGGTCCTGCGCAAAGTCTGCCGCGCGTTCCTCGGCATAGGCGAGGGCAGGGTGCAAGGTGGCGAGCAGCGTGTGCCCGCTATCGATGCCTTCCAGCTTGGCGACATAGCGGCGCAGCCGCTCGGCCTTCTCTGCCAGCCGGAAACCGATGGAATCGAACCACTTGATGTCGGTCCGCCCGTCCATGTCATAGCCGACCCAGGTCGCGAACCGAAACGGCAGGGCCTTGAGGTCGCGCCAGCGCTCGGGCCATTTGATGGCGGCACCGGACAGCAATTCTGACACGATCGTATCGCGGGCGTCCTGCGCATGGCCGATCGCGCGCATCGCGCGGGCGTGTTCGTAGTCCAGCGTTACGGCTGGCCTATCTTCGGTCGCCGTGCAGGCGGCATCGGCCACGCTGCCATCGCCGGTGGTGGCGGATGCGAGTGAAGTGGCCTGGTCCGGCGTCAGCAGGAAGGTCGGATGGGCGGTGAAAACGGTGTGCAGGCGCGGTTGCTCCCAATGCTCACGAAAGGCACCGAAATCGGCAAAATC
This is a stretch of genomic DNA from Parerythrobacter jejuensis. It encodes these proteins:
- a CDS encoding tetratricopeptide repeat protein yields the protein MNFRHKRLIMGAALLGVAMPVMPALAQSGDEQARIRKLEGEVRALQRRVFPGSDGRYFEPQISGSPASNSTAPTTSTTAVTDILARLDALEASLQRLTGQVEENTNTLRGLTTRMAALEGGTAAIAQPSSGPTTNLLPDAGETGSGTATRTVAAPETTPEPAGPSAERLAAVQAIAKPQTDDAGDDEYSYGFRLWNAGFYPEAQQQLAMFVEKYPNHSRATYGRNLLGRAYLDDGKPRDAAPWFLRNYQADRNSRRAPDSLLYLAEAMIALEDTSRACIALAEFGETYPALAAGRLQSQYEANRQKVTCN
- the glpK gene encoding glycerol kinase GlpK, which codes for MSDLILVLDEGTTSTRAMVFGLDGRMHDVAQAELTQHYPKPGWVEHDAGEIWDRTLACAREVTEKAGVDRIAAIGITNQRETVVAWDKSTLEPLSRAIVWQDRRTADFCEELREAGHEAEVQAQTGLLLDPYFSGTKMRWLLDHDERVRQAARKGSLAFGTVESWLVAKLSGGSHISDASNASRTQLLPLDGAQFDDGLCDLLGVPKAALPQVVDTHGSLGEAKAEWLGKALPITGMVGDQQAATIGQGCLAPGDTKATYGTGAFVLANKGGEQPRSDNRMLGTVLYQQGGKRTYAIEGSVFVAGSLVQWLRDQLKLISSAAETEALARSIEDSGEVVIVPALSGLGAPHWRADARGVIAGLSFASGRAQIARAALEAMAHQTHDLAEAFAADGARWTSLKIDGGMSANDWMAQDLANMLDLKVERPDFVETTALGAAMSAAVGAGLYPSLQSAADAMRGSIRAFDPAMGEAVREERLARWRKALKAA
- a CDS encoding L,D-transpeptidase family protein codes for the protein MNTMLKWIGGATAATVFVFGGATLASTMMADDEAAPTEKVALEEAIPVDPAKMTGETVQTAAGEDGQAASQQAQTQQANAQADEEFTVKRILEINGPIKYGEWHWNTDDVPADGKIVMTVDLDARVISVFKGGYEIGAAAVLLGTDEHPTPLGTFPIRYKMRHNVSEKYDNAPMPYSMFLTSDGVALHGSDVQNGYASHGCIGMPDDFAAKVFAVAKKGDKVIITRGESLGMGEQIL
- a CDS encoding YdcH family protein — its product is MTEAELRKRLEHLRVDHRDLDAAIDALTAAGSTDQLQIARLKRRKLALRDQIGAIEDQLIPDIIA
- a CDS encoding DUF1465 family protein produces the protein MGNATDLSATIVEDLYCEALMLADDVRAAFDLSTPRDRNSGDMLRLALSTEGLKTTTRVMHALAWLLNQRAFFRGEMTEYQLERHGRLPPDREPEPHLLEMLELPTQLLIAESRTLHARIARLDDAWGEKMQQTANPIDELQSRLERALGRL
- a CDS encoding phosphoenolpyruvate carboxylase, translating into MKTVADLKERLKSLHQQTSETPLFNPVFQLSLDLSRELEAGELTLDQIEGMICELETAALEDRAGRTRRLLDLPQDADSSIGPDFADFGAFREHWEQPRLHTVFTAHPTFLLTPDQATSLASATTGDGSVADAACTATEDRPAVTLDYEHARAMRAIGHAQDARDTIVSELLSGAAIKWPERWRDLKALPFRFATWVGYDMDGRTDIKWFDSIGFRLAEKAERLRRYVAKLEGIDSGHTLLATLHPALAYAEERAADFAQDLSEPEALSDAANRLTADHDHKLLSLTPVIAALEEEAQHAAEARAVQLLTLASAMRADGLGMGWIHFRVNAKQLHNAIRRRIEGGDKIDIGSKGALAVLRKMVRDVEPLRVNFGALAIEASTAIRQFLAMAQILHHVDADAPIRMLVAECEQPSTVMAALYYAKLFGIEDKVDVSPLFETETALEHGGRFLDALLQEEEYRTYARGRGRVCIQTGFSDAGRFVGQVPASLAIERLQGRMADAMRANALTGVAALVFNTHGESMGRGAHPASFRDRLEWPLSPWARSRFARGRIRLEPEVSFQGGDGYQFFETPELARATLRQIADYEWTEHAENDPDPFYTRTDLSLDFYRAIRGHQREHLESQTYSRAITAFGLGLLNSTGSRVSRRQSDVAADRTMNLRQIRAIPHNAILQQLGYPVNVIAGIGAAVEGNEEEIAQLIESSPRGRQLMRLARSANSLASIKTVAAYGELFNSAYWASRTYRGTEEGISYACQALADYLTTDDRNGVFRRLVSRLRVDALKFHKLLDHLPAEEPLPEREQVRRTLGVLQALRLTLFKHMFIRAVALPGFSRANDISRDDVLEMVFTLRIEDALAQMRRAFPTHFPQIANFEMDESSDWPDDSGEGYGPIGRDYIDPIERAYSLSLRITGAIANHFGAHG
- a CDS encoding YdcH family protein produces the protein MASSHVNALQSKHAGLEDRLHEEMTRPAPDAAMIQQLKKEKLRLKEEIAAG
- a CDS encoding helix-turn-helix domain-containing protein → MEDEDVITGEAELAFGAGDRLRMAREEQGLTLEQVSAKTRIPQRHIETIEAGDFANLPARTYAVGFSRTYAKVLGLDQKEIADQVREELGAEDPGERYGRQEQLQPGDPARVPSRGLVFFSIAAIVLLVAGGFMFYRTFFAPGSGPGSLLTAEQRMQANAEAEAEQTDAQSGAAAPINTAGPVVFTATMDETWVKFYESDGTRLMEKQMAAGESYTIPANAQDPQIWTGRPYAFDITIGGREIPKLSEEDTVIQDVPISAEALLARDQNVPPNSADAAPADAAPAGEVEADAAPVNEVEAVSTDPVT
- the ptsP gene encoding phosphoenolpyruvate--protein phosphotransferase, giving the protein MTAAAAARQILTRLHEVMASRTHAQGKLDAVVEIVGEALDSEVCSIYLLREGMLELYATKGLNKEAVHVTRMAIGEGLTGTIVENSEMLNLAEAKAHPDFEYRPETGEDKFHSFAGVPIIYRTRAVGALNVQHVDPRRYEDVEIEALQTTAMVLSELIANAELIDEEEVGATESQTGPANIEGLTLVAGIASGTAVYHQPRVTIDQVVADDIEVERQRVYRAFDKMRDQIDGLSQQAEFGKGGEHEEVLQTYKMFAYDEGWSRRINEAIDSGLTAEAAIERVQQHTRMRMREIDDPLLADRMHDLEDLANRLLRIVSGQLGTAATQGLRRDTILIAKNLGPAELLEYDRRRLKGVVLEEGSLTAHVVIVARAMGIPVLGRARGLRGIVREGDPILLDADTATVTIRPTQSVLDAFETRFAKSKERQAAYAELRDVEPFTRCGTRIQVMMNAGLRDDMANLPLVGADGVGLFRTEFQFLVSATLPQRERQTRLYRDVLEAAQGKPVIFRTVDIGGDKAVPYLASDESENDENPAMGWRALRLALERGGLLKAQARALLEASAGKPLRVMFPMVSEPWEFDAAKAVFDEQLAFLRKQKKQLPDEIHYGAMLEVPALAEVLDLIIPKVSFLSIGTNDLTQFLFAADRANPKLAARYDWLSPAILRFLRRVVQSTTGHTIDLGVCGEMGGRKLEALALMGLGIHRLSITPVSVGPIKELVRQIDLKQIEDAMTGWLNAPPPSIREAMTVWAQERDIDIE
- the tilS gene encoding tRNA lysidine(34) synthetase TilS; amino-acid sequence: MGLAVSGGPDSMAMLALAAATRPGEIEVATVNHGLRPEAADECALVLAACEARDISCTVLTVEVGAGNLQTEAREGRYRALLAWASDRGLQAVATAHHADDQAETVLMRLMRGSGLQGLAGIRPQVVFENTDIPVIRPLLGFRRDELREVIAETGMPFASDPSNEDESFDRVRMRKAIADADWLDPVAITRSAGHLSEAESTLEALADQFWRKRSDAGEGEVTVPMTDFNDSNARLIVRAATSLGASVRLGDVIALLGNEMAQRGKANIAGVLIEQVGQTYRIRREPPRNTG